One Brachybacterium aquaticum genomic region harbors:
- a CDS encoding ABC transporter permease: MTALPATAPSAALAPEAVRTVPQSVRTARYALATTRTTLRNGMFVFFTVALPVLMFLMFNQIFGQELSGEDGQSVGTFIMVRMAAYGGLGAALNAGAMIQIERANGWLRQLMVAGLQPRSFVVGKLAAAMVVVLPALFGVFLAGILLAGVDLSGPELLRSLLALWVGMVPLVLMGLGIGLALKPSAVGAVTTIGMMLLAVAGGLWFPYDMFPTWLQTVARFLPTYWLGELGTWGILGGDLPMRGVLTLAAWTLGLAIACAMLLRRAARRASRR, from the coding sequence ATCACTGCCCTGCCCGCCACCGCCCCGTCGGCCGCCCTCGCCCCCGAGGCCGTCCGCACCGTCCCCCAGAGCGTCCGCACCGCCCGCTACGCCCTCGCCACCACCCGCACCACGCTGCGCAACGGCATGTTCGTGTTCTTCACGGTCGCGCTGCCGGTGCTGATGTTCCTCATGTTCAACCAGATCTTCGGCCAGGAGCTCAGCGGCGAGGACGGCCAGAGCGTCGGCACCTTCATCATGGTGCGCATGGCCGCCTACGGCGGTCTCGGCGCCGCCCTGAACGCCGGCGCCATGATCCAGATCGAACGCGCCAACGGCTGGCTGCGCCAGCTGATGGTCGCCGGCCTCCAGCCGCGCAGCTTCGTGGTCGGCAAGCTCGCCGCCGCCATGGTCGTGGTGCTCCCGGCCCTGTTCGGCGTGTTCCTCGCCGGGATCCTGCTGGCCGGCGTCGACCTCAGCGGTCCCGAGCTGCTGCGCTCCCTGCTCGCCCTGTGGGTCGGGATGGTGCCGCTGGTGCTCATGGGTCTCGGGATCGGCCTGGCGCTCAAGCCCAGCGCCGTCGGCGCCGTGACCACCATCGGGATGATGCTGCTCGCCGTCGCCGGCGGCCTCTGGTTCCCCTACGACATGTTCCCGACCTGGCTGCAGACCGTCGCCCGGTTCCTGCCCACCTACTGGCTCGGCGAGCTCGGGACCTGGGGGATCCTCGGCGGGGACCTGCCGATGCGGGGCGTGCTCACCCTCGCGGCCTGGACGCTCGGCCTCGCGATCGCCTGCGCGATGCTGCTGCGCCGCGCCGCCCGACGTGCCTCCAGGCGCTGA
- a CDS encoding ABC transporter ATP-binding protein, whose protein sequence is MITSAAPALELTGLTKSFGELTAVDHLDLTVPRGQMLALLGPNGAGKSTTTEMILGLVTPDAGTVAVCGTAPALAAQEGRVGAMLQNGTLLEDVPVRLLLSLVGGVCAHPLAMDDVIERADISALLRKNTSRLSGGEAQRVRFALALLPDPEVILLDEPTVAMDVETRRRFWERMRAVAAEGRTVVFATHYLEEADQEAGRVVVMDRGRIVADGTGTAIKERIGGKVLTLSLAGGDAVDHDAAEPLGRLAGVTAVDLLEDGRIRLASSDSDATLRALFATGGPATTGAVRDIAVATPSLEDAFLQLTAH, encoded by the coding sequence ATGATCACCAGCGCCGCCCCCGCCCTCGAGCTCACGGGACTGACCAAGTCCTTCGGCGAGCTCACCGCCGTCGACCACCTCGACCTCACCGTCCCCCGCGGGCAGATGCTCGCGCTCCTCGGCCCCAACGGCGCCGGGAAGTCCACCACCACCGAGATGATCCTGGGGCTCGTCACCCCGGACGCCGGCACCGTCGCCGTGTGCGGCACCGCTCCCGCGCTCGCCGCCCAGGAGGGCCGCGTCGGCGCGATGCTCCAGAACGGCACCCTCCTCGAGGACGTGCCCGTGCGGCTGCTGCTGTCGCTGGTCGGCGGGGTGTGCGCCCATCCGCTCGCGATGGACGACGTCATCGAGCGGGCCGACATCTCCGCCCTGCTGCGCAAGAACACCTCCCGCCTCTCCGGCGGCGAGGCGCAGCGCGTCCGCTTCGCCCTGGCCCTGCTGCCCGACCCCGAGGTGATCCTGCTGGACGAGCCGACGGTCGCCATGGACGTCGAGACCCGCCGCCGCTTCTGGGAGCGGATGCGCGCCGTCGCCGCCGAGGGCCGCACCGTCGTCTTCGCCACCCACTACCTCGAGGAGGCCGACCAGGAGGCCGGGCGCGTGGTCGTCATGGACCGCGGCCGCATCGTCGCCGACGGCACCGGCACCGCGATCAAGGAGCGCATCGGCGGGAAGGTCCTCACCCTCTCCCTCGCCGGCGGGGACGCCGTTGATCACGATGCCGCCGAGCCGCTCGGCCGCCTCGCCGGCGTCACCGCCGTGGACCTCCTCGAGGACGGCAGGATCCGCCTGGCGAGCAGCGACTCCGACGCCACCCTGCGCGCCCTCTTTGCCACAGGCGGCCCCGCCACCACCGGCGCCGTCCGCGACATCGCCGTCGCCACCCCGAGCCTCGAGGATGCGTTCCTCCAGCTCACCGCCCACTGA
- a CDS encoding amidohydrolase has protein sequence MLIRQVRLHGRGLVDLRVRDGLLAGIGPSLAREAGEEVLDGGGALALPGLWDQHVHTGQLSQAHARLDTSGAGSVGVILELVRAELAARREWASGGEAALVGFGHRLVDLAVPPTVPALDEATGAVPTVLIGGDAHHAWLNSSALRALGLPPRDGVVAEEEWFALAPRLPELPGVADAIRAGTAMMQRQALQRGVVGLVDMEWGRPWEEWPQRSPRMRIRTAVYPAELAAAPGPTGTVLGGSGLVTMGPLKVIVDGALGSHSAYTREAYSDGHGYTGHGVLSVGPEALREALADASARGLTAAVHAIGDAAAQLALAAIGEVGIPARIEHAQMLTDADVTAMASLGVVASVQPAHLLDDRDATEALWPGRGGEAFRLRDLVSAGVPLVLGSDAPVAPLDPWLAMAAAVHRSADERPAWHPGQQLQPREALAASTDGVAALEVGGAADVVLVEDATLFDDVPVGADGLMVEGAAREAGARLRETEVLATVVAGRLAAQR, from the coding sequence GTGCTGATCAGACAGGTGCGACTTCATGGCCGGGGCCTCGTGGACCTGCGGGTGCGGGACGGTCTGCTGGCCGGGATCGGCCCGTCCCTCGCGCGGGAGGCGGGCGAGGAGGTGCTCGACGGCGGCGGCGCCCTCGCGCTGCCGGGGCTCTGGGACCAGCACGTGCACACCGGCCAGCTCTCCCAGGCCCATGCCCGGCTCGACACAAGCGGGGCGGGCAGCGTGGGCGTGATCCTGGAGCTCGTGCGCGCCGAGCTCGCGGCCCGGCGCGAGTGGGCCTCCGGCGGGGAGGCGGCGCTGGTCGGCTTCGGCCACCGGCTCGTGGACCTCGCGGTCCCGCCGACGGTGCCTGCGCTCGACGAGGCGACCGGCGCGGTGCCGACGGTGCTGATCGGCGGCGACGCCCACCATGCCTGGCTGAACTCGTCGGCCCTGCGGGCGCTCGGCCTGCCCCCGCGCGACGGCGTGGTCGCCGAGGAGGAGTGGTTCGCGCTCGCGCCGCGCCTGCCCGAACTGCCCGGCGTCGCCGACGCGATCCGGGCGGGGACCGCGATGATGCAGCGCCAGGCCCTGCAGCGCGGGGTGGTGGGGCTCGTGGACATGGAGTGGGGCCGGCCCTGGGAGGAGTGGCCGCAGCGCTCCCCGCGGATGCGGATCCGCACCGCCGTGTACCCGGCGGAGCTGGCGGCCGCGCCGGGGCCGACGGGGACGGTGCTGGGCGGGTCCGGGCTCGTGACCATGGGCCCGCTGAAGGTGATCGTCGACGGCGCCCTCGGCTCCCACTCGGCGTACACCCGCGAGGCCTACTCCGACGGGCACGGCTACACCGGTCACGGGGTGCTGTCCGTCGGCCCCGAGGCGCTGCGCGAGGCCCTCGCGGACGCGAGCGCGCGCGGCCTCACCGCGGCGGTGCACGCGATCGGCGACGCCGCCGCGCAGCTCGCCCTCGCCGCGATCGGCGAGGTGGGGATCCCCGCCCGCATAGAGCACGCCCAGATGCTCACCGATGCGGACGTCACCGCGATGGCCTCGCTCGGGGTCGTGGCCTCGGTCCAGCCCGCGCACCTGCTGGACGACCGGGATGCGACCGAGGCGCTGTGGCCGGGCCGCGGCGGCGAGGCGTTCCGCCTGCGGGACCTGGTCAGCGCCGGGGTGCCGCTCGTGCTCGGCTCGGATGCGCCGGTCGCGCCGCTGGACCCGTGGCTCGCCATGGCCGCAGCCGTGCACCGCAGCGCCGACGAGCGGCCGGCCTGGCATCCCGGTCAGCAGCTCCAGCCGCGCGAGGCCCTCGCCGCCTCGACCGACGGGGTGGCGGCGCTGGAGGTCGGGGGCGCGGCCGACGTGGTCCTCGTGGAGGACGCGACCCTGTTCGACGACGTGCCCGTCGGCGCGGACGGGCTCATGGTCGAGGGCGCGGCCCGGGAGGCCGGGGCACGGCTGCGGGAGACCGAGGTGCTCGCGACGGTCGTGGCGGGGCGGCTCGCCGCACAGCGGTGA
- the ppk2 gene encoding polyphosphate kinase 2 codes for MSRHDHERKDAPPAKLDKQAYEKELKHLQSELVAMQQWVIESGERVCLIFEGRDAAGKGSAIKRITQYLNPRHTRVVALPAPTEREKTQWYFQRYVPHLPAAGEIVIFDRSWYNRAGVERVMGFATEVQYHRFLRQAPDFERMLIEDGIRLIKYWFSVSDEEQEARFRSRADDPMRRWKLSPMDVESIARWEDYSRAKDAMFAATDLPGARWVTVESEDKKRSRINVIHDILQRVSWEYVEPQKIEIPTRPAERDTDYERPDRSSLEYAEDVASALERKKPAKKKPAKKSATKG; via the coding sequence ATGTCCCGACACGATCATGAGCGCAAGGACGCGCCGCCCGCGAAGCTGGACAAGCAGGCCTACGAGAAGGAGCTCAAGCACCTGCAGTCCGAGCTCGTCGCCATGCAGCAGTGGGTGATCGAGAGCGGCGAGCGGGTCTGCCTGATCTTCGAGGGTCGCGACGCCGCCGGGAAGGGCTCGGCGATCAAGCGGATCACCCAGTACCTCAACCCCCGCCACACCCGCGTGGTCGCGCTGCCCGCGCCGACGGAGCGGGAGAAGACCCAGTGGTACTTCCAGCGCTACGTCCCGCACCTGCCCGCGGCCGGGGAGATCGTCATCTTCGACCGCTCCTGGTACAACCGTGCCGGGGTGGAGCGGGTGATGGGCTTCGCCACCGAGGTCCAGTACCACCGCTTCCTGCGCCAGGCCCCCGACTTCGAGCGGATGCTCATCGAGGACGGGATCCGGTTGATCAAGTACTGGTTCTCCGTCTCCGACGAGGAGCAGGAGGCGCGGTTCCGCTCCCGGGCCGACGACCCGATGCGCCGCTGGAAGCTCTCCCCGATGGACGTGGAGTCCATCGCCCGCTGGGAGGACTACTCCCGCGCGAAGGACGCGATGTTCGCGGCCACCGACCTGCCCGGAGCCCGCTGGGTCACGGTCGAGAGCGAGGACAAGAAGCGCTCCCGGATCAACGTCATCCACGACATCCTCCAGCGCGTCTCCTGGGAGTATGTGGAGCCCCAGAAGATCGAGATCCCCACGCGCCCGGCCGAGCGGGACACCGACTACGAGCGCCCCGACCGCAGCTCGCTCGAGTACGCCGAGGACGTCGCCTCCGCGCTCGAGCGGAAGAAGCCGGCGAAGAAGAAGCCCGCGAAGAAGTCGGCGACGAAGGGCTGA
- a CDS encoding VOC family protein, translating into MFLENLVLDAADPLRVGRFWAAALGARPLTVTPELYEARLELGDGCSLDLCIPQVPEVTTSPLRLHMDLLGGPRQQEIAERLRGLGAADLDIGQQDVAWIVLGDPEQLPFCVMEERSAYTGTGPIAALPLDSADVDRDAAFWARLTGWTDAPGVAPRTLRHPSGHGPLLELCPEPAPKQPGEKNRVHLDVRLEAGEDPDAAAALVAELGGRELAHDWGALPWRVYQDPSGNEFCILPAP; encoded by the coding sequence ATGTTCCTCGAGAACCTCGTCCTCGACGCCGCGGACCCGCTGCGCGTCGGCCGCTTCTGGGCCGCCGCGCTCGGCGCCCGCCCCCTCACCGTCACCCCGGAGCTGTACGAGGCGCGCCTCGAACTCGGCGACGGCTGCTCCCTCGACCTCTGCATCCCGCAGGTGCCCGAGGTGACCACCTCGCCCCTGCGCCTCCACATGGACCTGCTCGGCGGGCCGCGCCAGCAGGAGATCGCCGAGCGCCTGCGCGGCCTCGGCGCCGCCGACCTCGACATCGGCCAGCAGGACGTGGCCTGGATCGTGCTCGGCGACCCCGAGCAGCTGCCCTTCTGCGTGATGGAGGAGCGCAGCGCCTACACCGGCACCGGCCCCATCGCCGCCCTGCCGCTGGACAGCGCCGACGTCGACCGCGACGCCGCCTTCTGGGCCCGCCTGACCGGCTGGACGGACGCGCCCGGCGTCGCCCCGCGCACCCTGCGCCACCCCTCCGGGCACGGACCGCTGCTCGAGCTGTGCCCCGAGCCCGCCCCGAAGCAGCCCGGGGAGAAGAACCGCGTCCACCTCGACGTGCGCCTCGAGGCGGGGGAGGACCCGGACGCGGCCGCCGCGCTCGTCGCCGAGCTCGGCGGGAGGGAGCTCGCGCACGACTGGGGAGCGCTGCCCTGGCGTGTCTACCAGGATCCCTCCGGCAACGAGTTCTGCATCCTGCCTGCGCCGTGA
- a CDS encoding type II toxin-antitoxin system RelE family toxin — MSASHELDEPCLTDQLPEAVAAAAYEFLVGPLLENPHRVGKALVGPLAGLHSARRGEYRVIYRIYDHRVLVEVVTIAHRHRFTGVAQW, encoded by the coding sequence GTGTCAGCGAGTCACGAGCTCGACGAGCCGTGCCTCACCGACCAGCTGCCCGAGGCGGTGGCGGCCGCGGCCTACGAGTTCCTCGTCGGCCCCCTCCTCGAGAATCCGCACCGGGTCGGCAAGGCGCTCGTCGGCCCGCTGGCCGGGCTGCATTCGGCGCGGCGCGGCGAGTACCGGGTGATCTACCGGATCTACGACCACCGGGTGCTCGTCGAGGTGGTCACGATCGCTCACCGCCACAGATTTACAGGTGTAGCGCAGTGGTGA
- a CDS encoding SDR family NAD(P)-dependent oxidoreductase codes for MQNLMDLTDHRIIVTGDASGMGAATVRNYVAAGADVISMDVNVEQGQKVAAEATAAGPGRADFLRIDVSDAADVNARFDEAAESLGGLDVLAHPAAIQRSGTASDVTVEDWDLMFAMNVRGTMLTNQAAHRLMAPHGGGSIINFGSISGLRPEAIAPAYSASKGAVHSWTRTAAAAWGEDGVRVNAILPAIATPMYDAALARLDEDGRTANYWMNEATIALGHKYGDPDRDLGPVMVFLASQASRFITGQLLPVDGGQASVR; via the coding sequence ATGCAGAACCTCATGGACCTCACCGATCACCGCATCATCGTCACCGGCGACGCGAGCGGCATGGGCGCCGCGACCGTGCGCAACTACGTCGCCGCCGGCGCGGACGTGATCAGCATGGACGTCAACGTGGAGCAGGGGCAGAAGGTCGCCGCCGAGGCCACCGCCGCGGGCCCCGGCCGCGCCGACTTCCTGCGCATCGACGTCTCCGACGCCGCGGACGTGAACGCCCGCTTCGACGAGGCGGCCGAGTCGCTCGGCGGTCTGGACGTGCTCGCCCACCCCGCCGCGATCCAGCGCTCCGGCACCGCCTCGGACGTCACCGTCGAGGACTGGGACCTCATGTTCGCGATGAACGTGCGCGGCACGATGCTCACCAACCAGGCCGCGCACCGCCTGATGGCCCCGCACGGCGGCGGCTCGATCATCAACTTCGGCTCGATCTCCGGCCTGCGCCCCGAGGCGATCGCCCCGGCCTACTCGGCCTCCAAGGGCGCAGTCCACTCCTGGACCCGCACGGCCGCCGCGGCGTGGGGCGAGGACGGGGTGCGCGTGAACGCGATCCTCCCCGCGATCGCGACGCCGATGTACGACGCGGCGCTCGCGCGCCTGGACGAGGACGGCCGCACCGCGAACTACTGGATGAACGAGGCGACCATCGCGCTCGGCCACAAGTACGGCGACCCGGACCGCGACCTCGGCCCGGTCATGGTCTTCCTCGCCTCGCAGGCCTCGCGATTCATCACCGGTCAGCTGCTCCCCGTCGACGGCGGCCAGGCCAGCGTCCGGTGA
- a CDS encoding TetR/AcrR family transcriptional regulator has translation MTQRPLRNPSDPRAARTRARIRGAILDAARTQDDLGDLTVAELCRRAEVHRVTFYGHFPTLDDAIADALTSLVDDLGAIDEERIREAIYPAELSQIYRAALDAQVAELARHREVYRRLFGADAAHAFTAALTDSLRERAQLAIDAFTAAGIEVPGAGDGIAARYLGAGIAAAFASFVASDEDDLPSAARRIAAQLPRWWPEGPAGS, from the coding sequence GTGACACAGCGTCCCCTACGGAACCCGTCGGATCCGCGGGCGGCGCGCACCCGCGCCCGGATCCGCGGGGCGATCCTCGACGCGGCCCGCACCCAGGACGACCTCGGCGACCTCACCGTCGCCGAGCTGTGTCGCCGCGCCGAGGTGCACCGGGTGACCTTCTACGGCCACTTCCCGACCCTGGACGACGCGATCGCCGACGCCCTCACCTCCCTCGTCGATGATCTGGGGGCGATCGACGAGGAGCGGATCCGCGAGGCGATCTACCCCGCCGAGCTCTCGCAGATCTACCGCGCCGCACTGGATGCGCAGGTCGCGGAGCTGGCCCGGCACCGGGAGGTGTACCGCAGGCTGTTCGGCGCCGACGCCGCGCACGCCTTCACCGCGGCGCTCACCGACTCGCTGCGCGAGCGGGCGCAGCTGGCGATCGACGCCTTCACCGCGGCCGGCATCGAGGTGCCCGGCGCCGGCGACGGCATCGCGGCGCGCTATCTCGGAGCGGGGATCGCGGCGGCGTTCGCGTCCTTCGTCGCCTCCGACGAGGACGATCTTCCGTCGGCCGCGAGAAGGATCGCCGCCCAGCTGCCGCGCTGGTGGCCGGAGGGACCCGCAGGGTCCTGA
- a CDS encoding serine protein kinase RIO: protein MTASFDSDDFFARSMLSLSLPDLDEDQRWSTWPETAHTLDRGPQPFPDWVVQHDGAIDTELGILKTGKEADAFLIERALPEEQLTGAPGEAVLLVAKRYRDPDQVTFHRSSAYTEGRRGKDTREARAIAKGTAFGRQVAAGQWARTEFDTLGRLWDAGLPVPYPVQIQGTELLMEFIGTDDEHGAVAAPRLQETRPDAATAERWARLLRDAVLDLARLGLVHGDLSPYNVLADSRLVEPAPVIIDVPQVIDLIANPHATEFLRHDCRTMCAWLAAQGAPPSAVDPEEWVAAAWRGWEAR, encoded by the coding sequence ATGACCGCGTCCTTCGATTCGGACGACTTCTTCGCACGCTCCATGCTGTCCCTCTCCCTGCCCGACCTCGACGAGGACCAGCGCTGGTCCACCTGGCCCGAGACGGCCCACACCCTCGACCGCGGCCCGCAGCCCTTCCCCGACTGGGTCGTCCAGCACGACGGCGCGATCGACACCGAGCTCGGGATCCTCAAGACCGGCAAGGAGGCCGACGCCTTCCTGATCGAGCGCGCCCTGCCGGAGGAGCAGCTCACCGGCGCTCCCGGCGAGGCGGTGCTCCTGGTCGCCAAGCGCTATCGCGACCCCGACCAGGTCACCTTCCACCGCTCGAGCGCCTACACCGAGGGACGTCGCGGGAAGGACACCCGCGAGGCCCGCGCGATCGCGAAGGGCACCGCCTTCGGCCGGCAGGTCGCCGCCGGGCAGTGGGCGCGCACCGAGTTCGACACGCTGGGACGGCTGTGGGACGCCGGACTGCCCGTCCCCTATCCGGTGCAGATCCAGGGCACGGAGCTGCTGATGGAGTTCATCGGCACGGACGACGAGCACGGGGCGGTCGCCGCACCGCGCCTGCAGGAGACGCGCCCCGATGCCGCGACGGCGGAACGCTGGGCCCGCCTGCTGCGGGACGCCGTCCTCGATCTCGCCCGGCTCGGCCTGGTCCACGGCGACCTCTCCCCCTACAACGTCCTGGCCGACTCGCGCCTGGTCGAGCCCGCTCCCGTGATCATCGACGTCCCCCAGGTCATCGACCTGATCGCGAACCCGCACGCCACCGAGTTCCTCCGCCACGACTGCCGCACGATGTGCGCGTGGCTGGCGGCGCAGGGCGCCCCGCCGTCGGCGGTCGACCCGGAGGAGTGGGTCGCGGCGGCGTGGCGGGGGTGGGAAGCCCGCTGA
- a CDS encoding DnaJ family domain-containing protein, translated as MSTPRDPVEAALEEAIARGDFDDLPGAGKPLDLPDTHDPDWWIKQRLAGDDVDRDALLPPVVLLRREFERRDETLSELQDEQAVRDYAADFTERVHQDRRDNPFQHLLAPAWDEDDAVERWRALRARREAARRAEAPAAPPPPARPRRPWWRFGRRA; from the coding sequence GTGAGCACGCCGCGCGACCCGGTCGAGGCCGCGCTCGAGGAGGCCATCGCGCGCGGCGACTTCGACGACCTGCCCGGGGCCGGCAAGCCGCTGGACCTCCCGGACACGCACGACCCCGACTGGTGGATCAAGCAGCGCCTGGCCGGGGACGACGTGGACCGCGACGCCCTCCTGCCGCCCGTGGTGCTGCTGCGCCGCGAGTTCGAGCGCCGCGACGAGACGCTGAGCGAGCTGCAAGACGAGCAGGCCGTGCGCGACTATGCCGCCGACTTCACCGAGCGCGTCCATCAGGACCGCCGCGACAACCCCTTCCAGCACCTGCTCGCCCCGGCCTGGGACGAGGACGACGCAGTCGAGCGGTGGCGGGCCCTGCGCGCCCGGCGCGAGGCCGCGCGGCGCGCGGAGGCGCCGGCCGCTCCCCCGCCGCCCGCCCGGCCCCGTCGGCCGTGGTGGCGCTTCGGCCGACGGGCCTGA